One genomic region from Spirosoma sp. KCTC 42546 encodes:
- a CDS encoding sugar MFS transporter gives METNTLAIDVNSLNKRETTISIFLIGLMFFIFGFISWVNSILIPYFKIACELTSFQAYLVAFAFYIAYFIMSVPASYLLKAVGFKKGMMFGFWAMAMGAFIFIPAAMTRTYAVFLMGLFTIGIGLAILQTATNPYITILGPKERAAQRISMMGICNKAAGILSPLIFAAVILRPTDTDLFAQLSTMSADQRGAALDELVRRVIPPYAVLGTFLFVLGYLVYRSPLPEIDTEHETPDVATANAGKTSILQFPHLILGAFAIFLHVGTQVIAIDTIIGYANSMGIDLLKAKTFPSYTLFCTICGYTIGIITIPRFISQVNALRICTLLGTAFTLLIIFTNGTVTFLGHTADISIWFVVLLGLANSLVWAGLWPLALDGLGRFTKLGASILIMGLCGNAIMPLFYGYFADLYTVHTAYWVLFPCYLYLVYYAVYGHKVKRWSL, from the coding sequence ATGGAAACAAACACACTAGCTATTGACGTCAACAGCTTAAACAAGCGGGAAACCACGATTTCGATTTTCCTGATCGGGCTCATGTTCTTTATCTTCGGTTTCATTTCGTGGGTAAACTCCATCCTGATTCCCTACTTCAAGATCGCCTGCGAGTTGACCAGTTTTCAGGCCTATCTGGTGGCGTTTGCGTTCTACATTGCGTACTTCATCATGTCGGTTCCGGCTTCTTATCTGTTGAAAGCAGTCGGCTTCAAAAAAGGGATGATGTTTGGATTCTGGGCGATGGCGATGGGCGCGTTTATTTTCATCCCGGCCGCCATGACCCGAACCTACGCGGTGTTTCTGATGGGTTTGTTTACGATTGGGATTGGCCTGGCCATTTTGCAGACGGCTACTAACCCCTACATCACCATTCTGGGACCCAAAGAGCGGGCTGCTCAACGCATCAGCATGATGGGTATCTGCAACAAAGCCGCGGGAATTCTGTCTCCGTTGATTTTTGCCGCCGTCATTCTGCGTCCAACCGATACCGATCTGTTCGCCCAGTTAAGCACCATGAGCGCCGACCAGCGGGGAGCGGCCCTTGACGAACTGGTTCGGCGCGTTATTCCGCCCTATGCAGTGTTAGGCACGTTTCTGTTTGTGCTGGGTTATCTGGTGTACCGGTCTCCCCTACCCGAAATCGACACAGAGCACGAAACGCCGGATGTGGCAACCGCCAATGCCGGGAAGACCAGCATCCTCCAGTTTCCGCATCTGATTCTGGGCGCTTTCGCTATTTTCCTGCATGTAGGCACGCAGGTTATCGCCATCGACACGATTATTGGCTACGCCAATTCAATGGGGATCGACCTGCTGAAGGCCAAGACCTTTCCGTCGTATACCCTGTTCTGCACTATTTGTGGCTATACTATCGGCATTATTACTATTCCCCGATTTATCAGCCAGGTGAACGCCTTACGCATCTGTACTTTACTGGGAACAGCCTTCACCTTACTTATCATTTTTACAAATGGAACGGTAACGTTTCTGGGACATACCGCCGATATATCCATCTGGTTCGTGGTATTGCTGGGCCTGGCTAATTCGCTGGTATGGGCCGGTTTATGGCCGCTGGCCTTGGATGGACTGGGCCGCTTTACCAAACTCGGGGCTTCTATTCTAATTATGGGCTTGTGTGGGAATGCCATCATGCCGCTTTTTTACGGCTATTTTGCTGACCTGTACACGGTTCATACGGCCTACTGGGTACTTTTTCCCTGCTACCTGTATCTGGTCTACTACGCCGTATACGGGCATAAAGTAAAACGATGGAGTCTCTGA
- the nagA gene encoding N-acetylglucosamine-6-phosphate deacetylase produces the protein MRQKIVNGTVLTPFRTIRNGTVVIDNGQIMGIHEGAVDVPDAIEIDAQGQFVAPGFIDIHVHGGGGFDFMDSTKEAFLKIAELHARYGTTALVPTTLTAEKEDLLQTLDVYEQANRSNTQGASFLGMHLEGPYFALSQRGAQDPRYIRNPDPDEYEEILSHSSSIVRWSAAPELEGAIPFGQRLRQKGILVAIAHTDALYDDVLMAYENGYSLVTHLYSAMSGVTRRNAFRYAGVIESAFLLDLDVEIIGDGIHLPPPLLKLVYKIKGADRTALITDAMRAAGMPEGESTLGSLKNGLKVIVEDGVAKLPDRTAFAGSVATMNRLVRNMVQLADVPLLEAVRMASTTPARIMGVDHRKGSLAKGKDADIVLFDQDFTVGMTMVQGKIIYMTEDLT, from the coding sequence ATGCGGCAAAAAATAGTAAACGGCACCGTGTTGACGCCCTTCCGAACGATCAGGAATGGAACAGTAGTCATTGACAACGGTCAGATTATGGGTATCCATGAGGGCGCAGTCGATGTTCCCGACGCTATCGAAATAGATGCACAAGGCCAGTTTGTTGCCCCCGGTTTCATCGATATTCATGTACACGGTGGCGGAGGTTTCGACTTTATGGATAGTACCAAAGAAGCGTTTCTAAAAATTGCCGAACTGCACGCTCGCTACGGCACTACGGCGCTGGTTCCCACTACCCTAACAGCGGAGAAAGAAGACCTTCTGCAAACCCTGGACGTGTACGAACAGGCAAACCGGAGCAACACGCAAGGAGCTTCGTTTCTGGGGATGCATCTGGAAGGGCCTTATTTTGCGCTTAGTCAGCGGGGAGCTCAGGACCCTCGCTACATCCGAAACCCCGATCCAGATGAGTACGAAGAAATTCTGAGTCACTCCTCCTCAATTGTGCGCTGGAGTGCGGCCCCGGAACTGGAAGGAGCGATTCCGTTCGGGCAACGACTTCGGCAGAAAGGAATTCTGGTGGCTATTGCCCATACCGATGCGCTTTATGATGATGTGCTTATGGCTTACGAAAACGGCTACTCGCTGGTAACCCACTTGTATTCGGCCATGTCGGGAGTAACACGCCGGAATGCGTTTCGGTATGCGGGTGTGATTGAAAGCGCTTTCTTACTGGATCTGGATGTTGAAATCATTGGCGATGGCATCCATTTGCCGCCCCCACTGCTCAAACTGGTCTATAAAATCAAGGGAGCCGACCGAACTGCATTGATCACCGATGCCATGCGAGCGGCTGGCATGCCCGAAGGCGAAAGCACCTTAGGCTCACTAAAAAACGGACTGAAGGTCATTGTGGAAGATGGGGTGGCCAAACTACCCGACCGAACCGCCTTTGCCGGTAGCGTGGCCACCATGAATCGCCTTGTCCGAAATATGGTGCAGCTAGCCGATGTCCCCTTACTGGAAGCGGTTCGAATGGCCAGCACAACGCCCGCCCGCATCATGGGTGTCGATCACCGAAAAGGATCGCTCGCCAAGGGTAAAGATGCCGATATCGTGCTCTTCGATCAGGATTTTACGGTTGGCATGACCATGGTGCAGGGCAAAATTATTTACATGACCGAAGACTTGACATAG
- a CDS encoding Gfo/Idh/MocA family protein, whose protein sequence is MIKNTESNTNSRRDFVKKTIIGTAALSVGGILPGFSPKSYGRILGANEKVKVGVMGVNSRGLALSSNFALQPNCDVVTICDVDTRSADKCITTVDGIQKSKPKNQPDFRKALEDKDMDALVIAAPDHWHAPAAILASKAGKHVYLEKPCSHNPHEGELLVAVAAKHKNVIQMGNQRRSWPNVKLAIQDIKNGAIGRPYFAKGWYTNNRATIGIGKTVPVPTWLNYDLWQGPAPRRAYKDNVIHYNWHWFWHWGTGEALNNGTHMLDLMRWGLDVEYPNKVTSLGGRYRYKDDWEAPDTQVINLTFTNNTAMTWEGRSCNGRTVEGSDVGVTFYGETGSLQYGGGNAYKIFDLDNKLIKEVKNDMPIDPRNKMNPSQALDATHLQNFVEAIKTGAPLASGIVGGHQSTLLCQLGNIALRSGDALDIDPANGHILNNKAAAKFWQREYEKGWEPTL, encoded by the coding sequence ATGATAAAAAACACAGAAAGCAACACCAACTCCCGGCGGGATTTTGTCAAAAAGACGATTATCGGTACCGCAGCTTTGTCGGTTGGGGGTATTTTGCCGGGCTTTAGCCCAAAAAGTTACGGGCGAATTTTGGGGGCCAATGAAAAAGTGAAGGTTGGTGTCATGGGCGTCAACAGCCGTGGACTGGCCTTGTCGAGCAACTTTGCGTTACAACCCAACTGTGACGTGGTGACGATTTGCGATGTTGACACGCGGTCGGCTGACAAATGTATCACAACCGTAGACGGCATTCAGAAGTCGAAGCCCAAAAATCAGCCCGATTTCAGAAAGGCGCTCGAAGATAAGGACATGGATGCCCTCGTCATTGCCGCCCCCGACCATTGGCACGCCCCAGCGGCTATTCTGGCCTCGAAAGCAGGCAAGCATGTGTATCTCGAAAAACCATGCAGCCACAATCCACACGAAGGTGAACTGCTGGTGGCTGTAGCGGCAAAGCACAAGAATGTGATCCAGATGGGCAACCAACGGCGTTCGTGGCCCAATGTGAAGCTGGCCATTCAGGATATCAAAAACGGAGCCATCGGCCGACCCTATTTCGCCAAAGGCTGGTACACGAACAACCGGGCAACCATTGGAATCGGCAAAACCGTGCCCGTACCCACCTGGCTGAACTATGACTTGTGGCAGGGGCCCGCTCCCCGTCGCGCCTACAAAGACAACGTCATCCATTACAACTGGCACTGGTTCTGGCACTGGGGAACGGGCGAAGCCCTGAACAACGGCACCCACATGCTCGACCTGATGCGTTGGGGACTCGATGTCGAATACCCCAACAAAGTAACGTCGCTGGGTGGTCGCTACCGATACAAAGACGACTGGGAAGCCCCTGACACCCAAGTCATCAACCTGACATTTACCAACAATACAGCCATGACCTGGGAAGGCCGAAGCTGCAATGGCCGAACGGTTGAAGGCAGTGATGTGGGCGTTACGTTCTATGGCGAAACGGGTTCCCTCCAATACGGGGGCGGCAACGCCTACAAAATCTTCGACCTCGACAATAAACTGATTAAAGAGGTCAAGAATGACATGCCCATCGACCCGCGCAATAAAATGAACCCGTCGCAGGCACTGGATGCCACGCACTTACAAAACTTCGTAGAAGCAATCAAGACCGGTGCGCCCCTGGCGTCGGGCATTGTGGGTGGGCACCAGAGCACGCTGCTTTGCCAGTTGGGGAACATCGCCCTCCGTTCCGGCGATGCCCTGGATATTGACCCAGCCAACGGGCATATCCTGAATAATAAAGCAGCCGCTAAATTCTGGCAACGCGAGTACGAAAAAGGCTGGGAACCAACGCTGTAG
- a CDS encoding RNA polymerase sigma factor has translation MLASLTDEEMIRQCLPTQPNQCFETLYNRYVSKVYQRCLSMTKDAEKAEDFTHDIFLKVFDKLDAFQQRSSFSTWLYSIAYNYCADQLRVAKRFNTTGTEGLEQHVDESYEAQLHEESILMVKQAMETLSLKERSLLRLKYEDGMTIDEIAQLYGIKPSAVKMRLKRSREKVQHLYARQALS, from the coding sequence ATGCTCGCTTCATTAACTGACGAAGAAATGATTCGTCAATGTCTGCCTACCCAACCTAATCAATGCTTTGAGACTCTTTACAATCGCTATGTTAGCAAGGTTTACCAGCGATGCTTATCAATGACTAAAGACGCTGAGAAGGCGGAAGACTTTACACACGATATTTTCCTAAAAGTATTCGATAAACTAGATGCGTTTCAACAGCGATCAAGTTTTTCGACCTGGCTCTATTCAATTGCTTATAACTACTGTGCTGATCAACTTCGAGTAGCCAAACGTTTTAATACAACGGGTACGGAAGGCCTGGAACAGCATGTGGATGAGTCGTACGAAGCACAACTGCATGAAGAATCGATTTTGATGGTTAAGCAGGCTATGGAAACACTTTCACTCAAAGAGCGATCGTTGTTACGCTTAAAATATGAAGATGGCATGACTATTGACGAAATAGCCCAACTATATGGTATTAAACCCAGCGCAGTTAAGATGCGACTGAAGCGAAGTCGAGAGAAGGTTCAACATCTATATGCCCGACAAGCGCTGAGTTGA
- a CDS encoding YihY/virulence factor BrkB family protein: protein MAYPVKKVAPFFLLLKQAFTNLQANDPIRMAGATAFFSFFALPPIVIILSRVLSQLFNDHYQRISGQLFDELADLFGPKSANQLEAISHRLQLAKPSFPLTVLSSVLVLVASTTLFAIIKSSLNQLWNIKKKSGRNLLLILIDKSVALAIILGSGFLFSLSLALEQLLVQLSTKWSLSSLTHYQDIANLGHILVSILIRMIWFGILFKFLPDVKISWRAVWTGALFTSILFKVGEAILNNLLINSQVGPLYGRSGAIILLLLFVFYASLIFYYGAAFTRQYSEWIHLAAKPNSRAIAYTITEVDPSNPGV, encoded by the coding sequence ATGGCTTATCCGGTGAAGAAAGTAGCGCCCTTTTTTCTGCTCTTAAAACAAGCGTTTACGAATTTGCAGGCTAATGATCCCATTAGGATGGCTGGTGCAACTGCTTTTTTTTCCTTTTTTGCTTTACCACCTATTGTAATTATACTCAGTAGGGTCCTTAGTCAGCTCTTTAATGATCACTACCAGCGTATTAGTGGCCAGCTATTTGATGAATTAGCCGACTTGTTTGGGCCTAAAAGTGCGAATCAACTGGAAGCGATTTCGCACCGTCTTCAACTGGCTAAACCTAGTTTCCCATTAACGGTGCTCAGCTCTGTATTAGTGCTGGTAGCCTCCACCACCTTATTTGCCATTATTAAAAGCTCCCTCAATCAACTTTGGAATATCAAAAAGAAATCTGGGCGTAATCTCCTTCTTATTCTGATCGACAAGTCAGTTGCTTTAGCTATTATACTAGGCTCAGGTTTCTTATTCAGCCTCTCGTTAGCCTTGGAGCAATTGTTAGTTCAGCTTAGTACGAAGTGGTCTCTTTCTTCACTTACCCATTATCAGGATATAGCCAATCTTGGGCATATATTGGTCTCTATCCTCATCCGCATGATTTGGTTTGGTATTCTGTTTAAGTTTTTACCCGATGTTAAAATCTCCTGGCGAGCTGTCTGGACAGGTGCCTTGTTCACTAGTATTCTTTTTAAAGTAGGGGAAGCCATACTAAACAACCTACTGATTAATAGCCAGGTAGGTCCTTTATATGGCAGATCGGGAGCGATCATTTTACTGTTGCTGTTTGTTTTCTATGCCTCACTAATTTTCTACTATGGGGCAGCTTTCACCCGTCAGTATAGTGAATGGATTCATCTGGCAGCCAAGCCTAACAGCCGGGCCATAGCCTACACGATTACGGAAGTGGACCCATCAAACCCGGGTGTATAA
- a CDS encoding high-potential iron-sulfur protein encodes MNPDNKQQHYSRRQFIGKSIFSGSAALGLSLVLSRCQSKTTSEHEEKKTAVDPCTDFSVVSEADLKTRKKLGYVNQSPRPESKCGNCNLWLPPKEGQTCGSCMLFKGPVYTTGYCTYWAPQGK; translated from the coding sequence ATGAACCCAGACAACAAACAGCAACACTATTCCCGACGGCAATTCATTGGTAAGTCCATTTTTTCGGGATCGGCGGCTTTAGGGCTATCGCTGGTGCTGAGTAGGTGCCAATCAAAAACGACTTCAGAGCATGAGGAGAAAAAGACGGCCGTTGACCCCTGTACTGACTTTTCGGTTGTCAGCGAAGCCGACCTGAAAACACGAAAAAAGCTGGGTTACGTGAATCAATCCCCCCGGCCGGAATCGAAGTGCGGCAACTGTAATCTGTGGCTTCCGCCCAAAGAGGGTCAAACCTGTGGTTCGTGTATGCTGTTTAAAGGACCGGTTTACACAACGGGTTATTGTACGTATTGGGCTCCTCAAGGCAAATAA
- a CDS encoding glucosamine-6-phosphate deaminase — protein sequence MNPNFSPISEFSVDKLKVKLFANRQSLGESAAEQAAAAILSLQANQAIVNIIFAAAPSQNEFLDALANQPGIAWERVNAFHMDEYIGLPDDAPQRFGNFLKNGLFDKVPLNAIYYIDGNNDPDVECKRYEALLHAYPTDIVCMGIGENCHIAFNDPHVARFGDPVLVKKVGLDLTSRWQQVHDGCFASLEQVPEYALTLTIPALVKAPAIFCMVPAAHKAEAIHHTLTDAISEDYPSTILRQHDNATLFIDQDSGALLQITD from the coding sequence ATGAACCCCAATTTTTCTCCAATCAGCGAATTCAGCGTTGATAAACTCAAGGTTAAACTCTTTGCCAATCGCCAGAGTCTGGGCGAAAGCGCTGCCGAACAGGCCGCTGCTGCCATTCTGAGTTTACAGGCAAACCAGGCTATTGTCAACATTATATTCGCAGCTGCGCCCTCGCAAAATGAATTTCTGGATGCCCTGGCCAACCAACCTGGCATTGCCTGGGAGCGCGTTAATGCCTTCCATATGGATGAATACATTGGCCTGCCCGACGACGCTCCACAACGGTTTGGCAACTTCCTGAAAAATGGCCTGTTCGATAAAGTACCGCTGAACGCGATCTATTACATCGACGGCAATAATGACCCTGACGTTGAATGTAAACGCTACGAAGCGCTACTTCATGCGTACCCCACCGATATCGTTTGCATGGGCATTGGTGAAAATTGCCATATCGCGTTCAACGATCCCCACGTGGCTCGCTTTGGCGACCCGGTGCTCGTAAAAAAAGTGGGTTTGGACCTGACCAGCCGCTGGCAGCAGGTTCATGACGGCTGTTTTGCCAGCCTGGAGCAGGTACCCGAATACGCTCTCACGCTCACTATTCCGGCTCTGGTAAAAGCACCCGCCATTTTTTGTATGGTGCCAGCCGCTCACAAAGCAGAAGCGATTCACCATACCCTGACGGATGCTATTTCAGAAGACTATCCCTCAACTATACTACGACAACATGACAACGCAACGTTGTTCATTGATCAGGATAGTGGGGCGCTGCTACAGATAACTGATTAA